CAAAATTGTTACAATAGGTGACTGTGAAAATAACAAAAAAAGATGTTGAATATGTCGCCAATTTAGCCAGGCTGGAACTTACTGATGAAGAAAAAGAGACGTTTACCAGGCAATTAGAGAATATTCTCGGCTATATGGATAAACTAAACGAAGTAAATACTTCCGACGTCAAACCCACCTCCAGCATAGTAAATTTAAAAAATGTTTCCCGGGAAGATATTGTAGAAATATTTGAAAACACAGATGGTATAATTGCCAACGCGCCTGAAAGGGAAGACAGGCTGTTTAAAGTTAAAAAAATTATTGAGTAAGGCTGATATGCACCATAAAAAAACCGTTTCAGAGCTAATTAATAGTATAAAAGACAAAAATGTTTCCGTTCAGGAAATAACGGAATTTTTTTTGGGCAGAATTAAGCAAAATGATTCGCATTTAACCGCTTTTATGGAAGTCTTTGAAGAAGACGCCCTTTTAAAGGCAAAAGAAATTGACAAGAAAATAAAGTCGGGGCAAAAAGTCGGCTTGCTTGCAGGGCTGCCCATAGCTATAAAAGACAATATGTGCATTAAAGGAAAAAAAACCACCTGTTCCTCAAAGATATTGGAAAATTATATCAGCCCCTATAACGCGACCGTAATAGAAAAACTTGAACAGGAAGATGCAGTTATAATAGGGAAAACAAACATGGATGAATTCGCCATGGGTTCTTCTACTGAAAATTCCGCCTACAAAG
This region of Elusimicrobiota bacterium genomic DNA includes:
- the gatC gene encoding Asp-tRNA(Asn)/Glu-tRNA(Gln) amidotransferase subunit GatC → MKITKKDVEYVANLARLELTDEEKETFTRQLENILGYMDKLNEVNTSDVKPTSSIVNLKNVSREDIVEIFENTDGIIANAPEREDRLFKVKKIIE